In Treponema sp. OMZ 798, the following proteins share a genomic window:
- a CDS encoding ABC transporter ATP-binding protein, translating to MTEKLALDIQNLSVSYKTDTAVVKAVNNLTFQLKTGQTLGLVGETGAGKTTTALAIMGLLPEPVGTVDSGKIIQEDVDLLSLPEKEMRKLRGNQISMIFQDPMTSLNPVMKVGNQIAECFIKHQDLNKKEALIEAGKMLEMVGISAKRAGDYPHQFSGGMKQRVIIAIALACNPHLLIADEPTTALDVTIQAQVLDLMKRLRKDYKTSLLMITHDLGVVADICDEVAIMYAGRIVEKGNLEDIFDNFKHPYTEGLFNSLPDVENRHEPLRPIKGLMPDPTNLPAGCSFFPRCPYAKSECETNLPSLSQLNDSHYVACLAYEDTYKNLFDFKLMADMKRRAEK from the coding sequence ATGACAGAAAAATTAGCTTTAGATATACAAAATTTATCGGTTTCTTACAAAACAGATACAGCTGTAGTCAAGGCTGTAAATAATTTGACCTTTCAACTTAAAACGGGGCAAACGCTGGGATTGGTGGGTGAAACAGGTGCAGGAAAAACTACCACCGCCTTGGCTATAATGGGCTTGTTGCCGGAACCTGTCGGTACCGTTGACAGCGGAAAGATAATTCAAGAAGATGTTGATCTGCTCAGTTTACCGGAAAAAGAAATGCGGAAACTTCGCGGAAATCAAATCTCTATGATATTCCAAGATCCGATGACATCCTTAAATCCTGTTATGAAGGTAGGAAATCAAATAGCGGAATGCTTTATTAAGCATCAAGATCTTAATAAAAAAGAGGCTTTAATCGAAGCAGGCAAGATGCTTGAAATGGTTGGCATCTCCGCAAAACGGGCAGGTGATTATCCTCATCAATTTTCAGGCGGAATGAAACAACGAGTTATTATTGCAATTGCTCTAGCCTGTAATCCTCATCTTCTTATTGCCGACGAGCCAACCACAGCTTTAGATGTGACAATTCAAGCTCAAGTTCTCGATTTGATGAAGCGGTTACGCAAGGATTATAAAACTTCTCTTTTAATGATTACCCACGACCTTGGAGTTGTTGCTGATATATGTGACGAAGTTGCAATTATGTATGCCGGAAGAATTGTGGAAAAGGGCAACTTGGAAGATATTTTTGATAATTTTAAGCATCCTTACACGGAAGGTTTATTTAATTCTTTACCCGATGTCGAAAATCGGCATGAACCCCTACGACCAATTAAGGGCTTAATGCCTGATCCGACAAACTTGCCGGCAGGCTGCTCATTTTTTCCGCGTTGTCCCTACGCAAAATCTGAATGTGAAACAAACTTACCATCTCTTTCTCAATTAAATGACAGCCACTATGTTGCCTGCTTGGCATATGAGGATACATACAAAAATCTTTTTGATTTTAAGTTGATGGCAGATATGAAAAGGAGGGCTGAAAAATGA
- a CDS encoding ABC transporter permease produces MEKQTQTLPPKQNSLFTETWRRFRKNKTALVGMVIVMFIVLLAIFADQLYDYETMAIKPNYDATLQPPSSEHYLGTDEFGRDVLARLIHGSRISLIVAVISITVGTFIGSLFGAIAGYFGGIVDSIIMRIMDVFLAVPNMLLAITVVAALGTSSVNLILAIAIAGMPRFARIARASVLSVKSYEFIEAAKANGASSWRIIFEEVIPNSLAPIIVQYSIALAGAILTISSMSFIGLGVQAPTPEWGAMLSNGRQYFKNSGYLIVFPGLAIAITALAINLLGDGLRDALDPKLKQ; encoded by the coding sequence ATGGAAAAACAAACTCAAACACTACCACCTAAGCAAAATAGTTTATTTACCGAAACTTGGCGTCGATTTAGAAAAAACAAGACCGCCCTTGTCGGGATGGTAATAGTAATGTTTATTGTTTTATTGGCAATTTTTGCCGATCAATTATACGATTATGAAACAATGGCAATAAAACCCAATTACGATGCTACGCTACAACCTCCGTCATCAGAACACTATTTAGGTACAGACGAATTTGGACGTGATGTTTTAGCGCGGTTAATTCATGGTTCAAGAATTTCGTTAATTGTTGCTGTAATTTCTATTACTGTTGGCACTTTTATAGGGTCTTTATTTGGCGCTATTGCAGGATATTTCGGAGGCATCGTAGATTCAATTATAATGAGGATTATGGACGTTTTTTTAGCTGTTCCTAATATGCTTTTAGCAATTACGGTTGTAGCCGCCTTGGGAACAAGTAGCGTAAACCTTATATTAGCAATTGCAATTGCAGGAATGCCCCGCTTTGCTCGAATCGCGAGAGCTTCAGTTTTATCTGTAAAGAGTTACGAATTTATTGAAGCTGCTAAGGCGAACGGTGCAAGCAGTTGGCGGATTATTTTTGAAGAAGTTATACCTAATAGTTTGGCGCCCATCATAGTTCAGTACTCAATTGCATTAGCAGGTGCAATCCTTACAATTTCGTCAATGAGTTTTATAGGATTGGGAGTTCAAGCACCAACCCCCGAATGGGGTGCAATGCTCTCCAATGGAAGACAATACTTTAAGAATTCGGGATATTTAATTGTATTTCCAGGTTTAGCAATAGCTATCACGGCTTTGGCGATAAATTTATTAGGCGATGGTCTTAGAGACGCATTAGACCCAAAACTCAAACAATAG
- a CDS encoding ABC transporter permease, whose amino-acid sequence MLKYVLNRCILLVPVILGVTLLIFFVLDLSPGDPARLALGEMAPQESIDRWRVERGLNDPFFVRYFRYVGNMLKGDLGRSYFNNRDVFREVIQRFPITIKLALGGMLIALLFGIPLGTISALKQYSFIDGFVTVLGMLGIAMPSFWFGLMMIMFFSLRMGWLPSQGLSGFKGFIMPCFAVGISCAANIMRMTRSAMLEVVRTDFVRTAKAKGLTPREIVNKHEIRNVLIPVVTIAGLQFGSMMAGSVVIEAVFSLPGVGSFMISAIKGKDIPAVMGSITCFCIAFSFVNLLVDLVYGIIDPRIKA is encoded by the coding sequence ATGTTAAAGTATGTGCTAAACCGGTGTATTCTTTTAGTACCGGTTATTTTAGGTGTAACCTTATTGATTTTTTTTGTTTTGGACTTATCTCCTGGCGATCCTGCTAGATTAGCTCTCGGAGAAATGGCTCCCCAAGAAAGTATTGACAGATGGAGAGTTGAAAGAGGGCTTAACGATCCTTTTTTTGTTAGATATTTTCGATATGTTGGTAATATGTTAAAAGGGGATTTAGGTCGATCTTATTTTAATAATCGCGATGTTTTTAGGGAGGTTATCCAACGATTCCCCATTACCATAAAATTAGCCCTTGGCGGAATGCTGATAGCACTGTTATTCGGCATACCCTTGGGAACAATTTCAGCCTTAAAACAATATTCCTTCATTGATGGATTTGTTACAGTATTAGGTATGCTTGGTATTGCAATGCCGTCATTTTGGTTCGGATTAATGATGATTATGTTTTTCTCTCTGAGAATGGGCTGGTTACCATCACAGGGCCTATCAGGCTTTAAGGGGTTTATTATGCCGTGCTTTGCAGTAGGAATTTCTTGTGCCGCAAATATTATGCGAATGACACGGTCTGCTATGCTGGAAGTTGTACGCACGGATTTTGTGCGAACAGCAAAAGCTAAGGGGCTAACCCCAAGAGAAATAGTAAATAAACACGAAATAAGAAATGTTCTCATTCCTGTAGTTACAATTGCAGGTTTGCAGTTTGGGTCAATGATGGCAGGATCGGTTGTGATAGAAGCAGTATTCTCTCTTCCGGGCGTCGGCAGTTTTATGATTAGTGCAATTAAAGGTAAAGATATACCGGCAGTTATGGGGTCAATTACCTGCTTTTGTATTGCATTCAGTTTTGTAAATTTATTGGTCGATTTGGTTTATGGTATTATCGACCCGAGAATTAAAGCTTAA
- a CDS encoding ABC transporter substrate-binding protein has translation MKRILTTLLIFTMVFCLISCGGNNAEQANQDSVDGFIVIAQTSDITSLDPHLHNDVSSASVTRNVFETLVKLNNKTMQFENWLAKDFVYKDPKTLEISLREGISFSNGEPLTAEDVKFSLDRQKKSGKVGHLIAMVGDIEVIDKLKVVLHLKTPSSALISSLSHMGSSIMCKKVVEPLDAAGKQMENSETVIGTGPFTFKSWTLGSQFELARNENYWREKAKSPGLIFKVIPEETSRMVALEAGEIDVLLDVPTISVKDIKANSNLKMEEYITTTLNGIAFNVTKEPFNNKALRQAVAHCIDRDAIIKIQSNGYAVPNYSCIGVAALGYTPDVKKYEYDLEKAKAKLKEGGKPDGFKFTCTLRNESQARALQVVQAACREVGIELVLDQVERSMYSERIGKGLHQSSFAGWSANAEPDNTYRPLFSKATVAAGGYNYACFWDPRIEELLEKGSTTNDNNEKLQAYMDIAKVVAEECAIIGFSSDMGFIAMRKNIEGFDVSSIYMHNFDKLHTVK, from the coding sequence ATGAAAAGGATATTAACGACTTTGTTAATTTTTACGATGGTTTTTTGTCTTATCAGCTGCGGAGGTAATAATGCAGAGCAGGCAAATCAAGACTCTGTAGACGGATTTATCGTAATTGCCCAAACATCTGATATAACTTCTTTGGATCCGCATCTACACAATGACGTTTCTTCTGCAAGTGTTACCAGAAATGTTTTTGAAACATTAGTCAAACTGAACAATAAAACAATGCAGTTTGAAAATTGGCTTGCAAAGGATTTTGTTTACAAAGATCCCAAAACGCTTGAAATTTCGTTACGAGAAGGAATTTCCTTTAGCAATGGAGAACCTTTAACAGCTGAAGATGTTAAATTCTCTTTAGACAGACAAAAGAAATCAGGCAAGGTTGGTCACCTAATTGCAATGGTTGGTGATATAGAAGTTATAGACAAATTAAAGGTTGTTCTTCATCTTAAAACCCCGTCTTCTGCCTTGATTTCTTCGCTATCTCACATGGGCAGCTCAATTATGTGCAAAAAAGTTGTCGAACCCTTAGATGCTGCAGGAAAACAAATGGAAAATTCAGAAACAGTAATCGGTACAGGCCCCTTTACTTTTAAATCGTGGACTCTTGGCAGTCAATTTGAGCTGGCAAGAAATGAAAACTATTGGAGGGAAAAAGCAAAATCGCCAGGTTTAATCTTCAAAGTCATCCCCGAAGAAACATCCCGAATGGTAGCTCTTGAAGCTGGCGAAATTGATGTTCTTCTAGATGTACCCACTATCTCTGTAAAAGATATTAAAGCTAATTCAAATTTGAAGATGGAAGAATATATTACTACAACATTAAATGGTATTGCTTTTAATGTAACAAAGGAGCCTTTTAATAATAAGGCTCTAAGACAAGCTGTTGCTCACTGTATTGACCGAGATGCAATTATTAAAATTCAAAGTAACGGTTATGCTGTGCCTAATTACTCTTGTATAGGTGTTGCAGCCTTGGGTTACACTCCTGATGTAAAAAAATATGAGTATGATCTTGAAAAAGCAAAAGCTAAATTAAAAGAAGGAGGAAAACCGGACGGATTTAAATTCACTTGTACGCTCCGAAATGAATCTCAGGCTAGAGCTTTGCAGGTTGTACAAGCGGCTTGCCGTGAAGTAGGTATAGAATTGGTATTAGATCAAGTTGAAAGATCTATGTACAGTGAAAGAATCGGCAAAGGATTACATCAAAGTTCGTTTGCAGGCTGGTCTGCAAATGCAGAGCCAGATAATACATATCGTCCCTTATTCAGTAAGGCAACAGTTGCAGCTGGCGGATATAATTACGCATGTTTTTGGGATCCGAGGATAGAAGAACTTTTAGAAAAAGGCTCTACAACCAACGACAATAATGAAAAACTACAAGCTTACATGGACATTGCCAAAGTTGTTGCAGAAGAATGTGCTATTATAGGCTTTAGCTCGGATATGGGCTTTATAGCTATGCGTAAAAATATTGAAGGTTTTGATGTATCCAGTATTTATATGCATAACTTCGATAAATTACATACTGTCAAGTAG
- a CDS encoding ABC transporter substrate-binding protein yields MKKMYLKFFLLFVCFGVLFAGGTKEKLEKDNFNVKVVMPSGAPAVTLSKLVYEKMQFDNSKTEYEVLSGPELLQARVLSGEADIAIVPTNLASVLYSKQKNIKLLAPIIWGNLYVISSETISSVSDLKGKTLYSFGRNNAPDLTVREVLKKNGIDPDKDVSFEYVAAASDIPPAFISGKAKFAVSAEPSLSMIMTKKPGTKVIADIQAEWKKFFDGASYPQASLIVNSEFAKKHPEYVKAFLDKAKESSEWVNTNPQKAAEYASQIATLPPPPILSKAIPKLNIAFVEVEKARPAVEAYLKVLAETNPKFIGGSLPDDAFYYKAK; encoded by the coding sequence ATGAAAAAAATGTATTTAAAATTTTTTTTATTGTTTGTTTGTTTTGGTGTACTATTTGCAGGCGGAACCAAAGAGAAGTTGGAAAAGGATAATTTTAATGTAAAAGTTGTCATGCCGTCAGGAGCTCCTGCTGTGACTCTTTCAAAACTTGTGTATGAAAAGATGCAGTTTGATAATTCTAAAACTGAATATGAGGTTCTTTCCGGTCCTGAGCTCTTACAGGCAAGAGTTTTATCCGGTGAAGCCGATATTGCAATTGTGCCGACCAATCTTGCATCGGTTTTATATTCCAAACAAAAAAATATAAAATTATTGGCTCCCATTATTTGGGGAAATCTTTATGTGATAAGTTCCGAGACTATTTCTTCTGTTAGTGATTTAAAGGGAAAGACTCTTTATTCTTTTGGAAGGAATAATGCTCCCGATTTAACGGTTCGCGAAGTTCTGAAAAAGAATGGAATTGATCCTGATAAGGATGTGAGCTTTGAGTATGTAGCGGCCGCAAGCGATATTCCTCCGGCCTTTATAAGCGGAAAAGCTAAGTTTGCTGTTTCGGCAGAGCCCTCTCTCAGCATGATTATGACAAAAAAGCCCGGCACCAAGGTAATCGCCGATATTCAGGCAGAATGGAAAAAGTTTTTTGACGGAGCTTCGTATCCGCAAGCCTCTTTAATTGTTAATTCCGAATTTGCAAAAAAGCATCCTGAGTATGTAAAAGCTTTTTTGGATAAGGCTAAAGAGTCGTCTGAATGGGTAAATACAAACCCTCAAAAGGCTGCCGAGTACGCTTCTCAGATTGCAACATTGCCCCCGCCTCCTATTTTATCGAAGGCTATCCCAAAATTGAACATAGCTTTTGTTGAGGTTGAAAAAGCAAGACCCGCTGTAGAAGCTTATTTGAAGGTTTTAGCTGAAACAAATCCTAAATTTATAGGCGGAAGTTTGCCTGATGATGCTTTTTACTACAAGGCAAAATAA
- a CDS encoding ABC transporter permease, which produces MMLFTTRQNKFKIYKIGGVFFCLILWELFAQILKAPLIVPPLKEIVTAFVLIIKTQETYVFILSSLIRVFITLAVDSLIAFAFGIISGLNKNIEDFLSAPESILKSSPTIAVLLLALIWFKSNMTPIFVASLIVLPILYRNIVDGVKNIDKNLIEMSYDFNVHFGKRLKSLYLPCIRPFLKNGYVLSTGFAVKVVIMAEVLSQPKYGIGSAFQTAKVQLETASIFAWTGIAVLLAALLQRGVKKVFLHY; this is translated from the coding sequence ATGATGCTTTTTACTACAAGGCAAAATAAGTTTAAAATTTATAAAATAGGCGGAGTCTTTTTTTGTCTCATCCTTTGGGAGCTTTTTGCACAAATATTAAAGGCTCCGCTTATTGTTCCCCCTCTTAAAGAAATAGTAACTGCCTTTGTTCTTATTATAAAAACTCAGGAAACCTATGTTTTTATTTTAAGCTCGCTTATTAGGGTTTTTATAACATTGGCCGTCGATTCACTTATTGCCTTTGCATTCGGGATAATTTCCGGTTTAAATAAAAATATAGAAGACTTTTTGTCGGCTCCCGAAAGTATTTTAAAATCCAGCCCTACAATAGCCGTTTTGCTCTTAGCCCTTATTTGGTTTAAATCAAACATGACACCCATTTTTGTTGCAAGCTTGATAGTTCTCCCTATTTTGTATAGGAACATTGTGGACGGCGTGAAAAACATAGACAAGAATTTAATAGAAATGTCTTATGATTTTAATGTCCATTTCGGTAAAAGATTAAAAAGTTTATACCTGCCCTGTATCAGGCCTTTTTTAAAAAACGGTTATGTTTTAAGCACAGGCTTTGCCGTAAAGGTTGTTATAATGGCTGAGGTTTTGAGTCAGCCGAAATACGGCATCGGTTCCGCTTTTCAGACGGCTAAGGTTCAGCTTGAGACAGCTTCTATCTTTGCATGGACAGGGATAGCCGTTTTACTTGCAGCCCTTTTGCAAAGGGGAGTAAAAAAAGTTTTTCTGCACTATTAA
- the cobO gene encoding cob(I)yrinic acid a,c-diamide adenosyltransferase → MKKGYVQVYTGDGKGKTTAAFGLALRAVCAGYKVYIGQFLKGMNYSELKAPEYLPNLEIEQYGEAHFVHNDPTEKDIQRANEGLDKIEKIIMSGDYDVVIMEEVNVALLYGLFDIERILHIIKNKPETVELILTGRYANKKIIEAADLVTEMKMIKHYFNDGVQARRGIES, encoded by the coding sequence ATGAAAAAAGGTTATGTACAAGTTTATACCGGAGACGGTAAGGGAAAAACGACAGCGGCTTTCGGACTTGCCCTAAGAGCTGTATGCGCCGGATACAAGGTTTATATAGGCCAGTTTTTAAAGGGAATGAATTACAGCGAGCTAAAAGCTCCCGAATATTTGCCCAATCTTGAAATAGAGCAATATGGAGAAGCTCACTTTGTTCATAATGATCCTACAGAAAAGGATATCCAAAGGGCAAATGAAGGCTTGGATAAGATTGAAAAGATAATTATGTCAGGCGACTACGATGTCGTAATCATGGAAGAGGTCAATGTTGCCCTTTTATACGGTCTTTTTGACATTGAACGCATCCTGCACATCATCAAAAACAAGCCCGAAACGGTCGAGCTCATCTTGACAGGCCGCTATGCAAACAAAAAGATAATTGAAGCCGCCGACCTTGTAACGGAAATGAAGATGATAAAACATTACTTTAATGACGGTGTACAGGCAAGACGCGGTATTGAATCTTAA
- a CDS encoding SLC13 family permease — MLTNPLILAAVLFGLTYVLMITLTNYRPIVACSSALIFVILGILPYNEVFFAIDWNVILMIAGTMGLVALFTESKMPQRIADKIINNVPNVKWIIVCLSLFAGFISAFMDNVATVLMLAPIAIVLSKKLNMSPVKPIIAISISANLQGAATLVGDTTSILLGSHLNMTFFDFFWYLRKPSLFFAVEIAAVAATGIIYFIFRKANQKPDKVELTKVTDYFPSMLLLVMVVLMIGASFLPEDKKPQTINGLICTGLMIVGILYNIIKTKKLDILKVVKKELSLETLFLLMGLFTVIAAVTKAGVIQAIADWFLTLGSNVFLIYTIIVWGSVLISAFVDNIPYVAAMIPIIEILSQGLNVASPILFFGLLSGATLGGNITPIGASANIASLGILRNEGHQVKNGEFMKMSVPYTLIAVVIGYILIWLFYGV, encoded by the coding sequence ATGCTTACAAATCCCCTCATCTTAGCGGCTGTACTATTCGGTCTAACCTATGTTTTGATGATTACTTTGACCAATTACAGACCCATAGTTGCCTGCTCGTCAGCCCTCATCTTTGTTATTTTAGGAATTTTGCCCTATAATGAAGTTTTTTTTGCAATAGATTGGAATGTTATTTTAATGATTGCAGGAACAATGGGCTTGGTCGCCCTCTTTACCGAATCTAAGATGCCTCAACGCATTGCAGATAAAATCATAAACAACGTACCCAATGTAAAATGGATAATAGTATGTCTATCCCTTTTCGCCGGTTTTATTTCGGCTTTTATGGATAATGTGGCTACGGTACTTATGCTTGCTCCCATTGCAATTGTCCTATCGAAAAAACTGAATATGTCACCTGTTAAGCCCATAATCGCTATTTCAATTTCGGCAAACCTTCAAGGTGCAGCGACCTTGGTAGGAGATACAACTTCAATTCTTTTGGGAAGCCATTTGAACATGACCTTCTTTGACTTCTTCTGGTACTTGAGAAAACCCTCTCTTTTCTTTGCTGTTGAAATTGCAGCAGTGGCAGCCACCGGAATTATCTACTTTATTTTCCGCAAGGCGAACCAAAAGCCGGATAAGGTTGAACTTACCAAAGTAACTGATTATTTCCCCTCAATGCTGCTTCTTGTAATGGTTGTTCTTATGATAGGAGCCTCATTTTTGCCCGAGGACAAAAAACCGCAAACAATAAACGGCCTAATTTGTACAGGGCTTATGATTGTCGGTATTCTTTACAATATCATAAAAACAAAAAAACTCGATATTTTAAAGGTTGTAAAAAAAGAACTCAGCCTTGAAACACTCTTTTTGCTTATGGGGCTTTTTACGGTAATCGCAGCCGTTACAAAGGCCGGAGTTATACAAGCCATTGCCGACTGGTTTTTGACTCTAGGTTCAAATGTATTTTTAATTTATACAATCATCGTATGGGGCTCTGTTTTAATTTCGGCTTTTGTAGATAATATTCCATATGTTGCCGCAATGATACCCATCATCGAAATCCTTTCACAGGGACTAAATGTTGCTTCGCCTATTTTGTTCTTCGGTCTACTTTCAGGAGCAACGCTTGGAGGAAACATAACACCTATTGGGGCATCTGCAAATATTGCTTCCCTAGGTATTTTAAGAAATGAAGGCCACCAGGTAAAAAACGGTGAATTTATGAAGATGAGCGTTCCCTACACATTAATTGCAGTAGTCATCGGTTATATACTCATATGGCTATTTTACGGCGTGTAA
- a CDS encoding glycerate kinase — MKKILLIPDSFKGTMSSARICTLMNSAIKEILPEAETLSIPVADGGEGSVDAFLEAAGGIKKTVKVKNPFFEEMDGFYGILKNENPNAEKTAVIEMAACAGLPLAMGRLNPSLTTTYGAGELIADALENGCTNIIIGLGGSATNDGGCGAAAALGVKFFDKDGKSFVPTGGTLKNIERIDMSGLNPLVKKARFTTMCDIDNPLFGKNGAAYIFGPQKGADPKMVEELDQGLKHLALIAEKTEALNSYSKAAEIPGAGAAGGMGYGTLIFLGSELKMGIEIVLDTVDFDKKLDEASFVFTGEGKLDSQSLRGKVVVGVAKRAKKKNVPVIAVVGDAESGIEPVYDMGVSAVFSINRLAVPFSQAQKTAETDLGSTMKDILRLIKIKQ, encoded by the coding sequence ATGAAAAAGATACTGCTTATCCCCGACTCCTTTAAGGGAACAATGAGCTCGGCCCGAATCTGCACTTTGATGAACTCTGCGATAAAAGAGATTTTGCCTGAGGCAGAAACTCTTTCAATCCCTGTAGCTGACGGAGGGGAGGGCAGTGTCGATGCTTTTTTAGAAGCCGCAGGCGGAATAAAAAAAACGGTTAAAGTGAAAAATCCTTTTTTTGAAGAAATGGACGGCTTTTACGGTATTTTAAAAAATGAGAATCCGAATGCCGAAAAAACCGCCGTAATTGAAATGGCCGCCTGTGCAGGCCTCCCCCTTGCCATGGGGAGGCTCAACCCTTCTCTTACCACAACCTACGGGGCAGGGGAACTCATAGCCGACGCTCTCGAAAACGGCTGCACAAATATTATAATCGGCTTGGGCGGAAGCGCCACAAACGACGGGGGCTGCGGAGCGGCAGCAGCCTTGGGAGTCAAGTTTTTTGACAAGGATGGCAAAAGTTTTGTTCCTACAGGCGGAACATTAAAAAACATTGAGCGCATAGATATGTCGGGCTTAAACCCCCTTGTAAAAAAAGCAAGGTTTACAACCATGTGCGATATAGATAACCCTCTTTTCGGTAAAAACGGAGCCGCCTATATCTTCGGCCCTCAAAAAGGTGCAGATCCTAAAATGGTTGAAGAACTTGACCAAGGCCTTAAACACCTGGCCTTAATTGCAGAAAAAACGGAAGCGCTTAATTCCTATTCCAAAGCTGCTGAAATTCCCGGTGCAGGGGCGGCCGGAGGAATGGGCTACGGCACTCTAATCTTTTTAGGTTCCGAATTAAAAATGGGTATTGAGATTGTTCTTGATACGGTTGATTTTGATAAAAAGCTCGACGAAGCCTCCTTTGTTTTTACGGGAGAGGGAAAATTGGACAGTCAAAGCTTAAGAGGAAAGGTCGTTGTAGGAGTTGCCAAAAGAGCCAAAAAGAAAAACGTCCCTGTCATAGCCGTAGTAGGCGATGCGGAAAGCGGAATAGAACCTGTTTATGATATGGGGGTCTCTGCCGTATTCAGCATAAACCGCCTTGCTGTTCCCTTCAGCCAGGCACAAAAAACAGCCGAGACTGATTTGGGTTCAACAATGAAGGATATCTTGCGTCTAATCAAAATAAAACAGTAA
- a CDS encoding GntP family permease: MQGIALIITFVIAIALMIFAISKLKIHPFLSIMGVSLLLALAAGIPLVKIPGIIGAGFSGTFTSIGIVIILGALIGTILEKTGAALKLSDMVIKLVGKKHPELAMLIMGWIVSIPVFCDSGFVILNPIRKALVQRTRISSVAMTVTLSAGLYISHVFIPPTPGPIAAANTLGIGNNLLLVIGMGALASIFPLIAGYFFARYIGTKVKASDDSSTNEVSQSYEELVASYGTLPNGFSAIAPIVVPILLMALSSVASMAKMTGIGADILKFLGAPIIALAVGLLFGVVLFASQKRAEDFSTLTNETLKVVGPILFVTAAGGVLGKVIAASSLVTYITEHAAVLKTVGIFFPFLLAAILKSAQGSSTVAITTTAGILAPLMAPLGLATVPLSALTVMAIGAGSMTVSHANDSYFWVVTNFGGLKAEDGYKTQTLMTLVIGIAAIIGIFIISFFL, from the coding sequence ATGCAAGGTATAGCACTTATTATCACATTTGTTATTGCTATTGCTCTTATGATTTTCGCTATTTCAAAGCTGAAAATTCATCCCTTTTTATCGATTATGGGCGTTTCGCTTCTTTTGGCTCTGGCTGCAGGAATCCCCTTGGTAAAGATTCCCGGCATAATCGGAGCCGGTTTTAGCGGAACTTTTACAAGTATCGGTATTGTTATTATTCTCGGAGCCCTAATCGGAACAATCCTTGAAAAAACAGGAGCAGCCTTAAAGCTCTCAGATATGGTTATCAAGCTTGTAGGTAAAAAGCATCCTGAGCTTGCCATGCTTATCATGGGTTGGATAGTTTCAATCCCCGTATTTTGCGACAGCGGCTTTGTTATTCTAAACCCGATAAGAAAAGCCCTTGTACAAAGAACAAGGATTTCAAGCGTTGCCATGACCGTGACCTTATCGGCAGGTTTGTATATTTCCCACGTATTTATTCCGCCTACACCGGGGCCGATTGCAGCCGCAAATACTCTAGGCATAGGAAACAATCTGCTTTTAGTAATCGGTATGGGAGCCTTGGCTTCTATCTTCCCCCTCATTGCAGGTTATTTTTTTGCAAGATATATAGGAACTAAGGTAAAGGCCTCGGATGACAGTTCTACAAATGAAGTTTCTCAATCCTATGAAGAATTGGTTGCAAGTTACGGAACCCTTCCGAACGGTTTTAGCGCCATAGCACCTATTGTTGTGCCCATTCTCCTCATGGCTCTTTCTTCGGTTGCTTCTATGGCAAAGATGACCGGTATAGGTGCCGATATTTTAAAATTTCTCGGCGCTCCGATTATAGCCTTAGCAGTCGGACTTCTATTCGGAGTTGTGCTCTTTGCAAGTCAAAAAAGAGCAGAGGATTTTTCTACCCTCACAAATGAAACCTTAAAGGTTGTAGGTCCCATCCTCTTTGTAACTGCTGCAGGCGGTGTTTTAGGAAAGGTTATAGCCGCTTCCAGTCTTGTAACTTATATTACCGAACACGCTGCAGTTTTAAAGACAGTAGGCATCTTCTTCCCCTTCCTCTTGGCTGCTATTTTAAAGTCGGCACAAGGCTCTTCGACTGTTGCAATTACAACTACAGCCGGTATCCTTGCTCCCCTTATGGCTCCCTTAGGGCTTGCGACTGTACCTCTATCGGCCTTAACCGTTATGGCAATAGGAGCCGGATCGATGACCGTTTCCCATGCAAATGACAGTTATTTCTGGGTAGTTACCAACTTCGGCGGTTTAAAGGCGGAGGACGGATACAAGACTCAAACTCTTATGACCCTTGTAATCGGTATTGCCGCGATTATAGGCATATTTATCATATCCTTCTTTTTATAA